A genomic stretch from Helianthus annuus cultivar XRQ/B chromosome 1, HanXRQr2.0-SUNRISE, whole genome shotgun sequence includes:
- the LOC110880348 gene encoding universal stress protein A-like protein gives MEEKITGETSDGVGQQYTVEQPPLVVEGRRKKKLKVMVAVDESDVSLYALKWTLEHLFKNPTGEQVGAVEPDPEQGMVTVVHVMQPFERYTFPAEASMYTSVAVVESVRKAQQQNAEQLLSRAFQLCKETKVKSETLILEGNPKEMLCKAVKEMHFDLLVVGSRGLGTIKRALLGSISDFCAHHSKCPILIVKPPHK, from the exons ATGGAAGAAAAGATAACCGGTGAGACAAGTGACGGCGTAGGGCAGCAATACACGGTGGAGCAGCCACCGTTGGTGGTGGAGGGACGACGAAAAAAGAAGCTGAAGGTGATGGTAGCAGTAGACGAGAGTGACGTGAGTTTATACGCGTTAAAGTGGACGCTTGAACACCTCTTCAAGAACCCAACCGGTGAACAAGTCGGGGCGGTTGAACCCGACCCGGAACAAGGGATGGTGACCGTGGTTCATGTGATGCAACCTTTCGAGCGTTACACGTTCCCTGCTGAAGCTT CAATGTATACATCTGTGGCTGTGGTGGAGTCCGTGAGGAAAGCACAACAGCAAAATGCTGAACAACTTCTTTCTCGTGCGTTTCAACTTTGCAAGGAAACAAAG GTAAAATCAGAAACTTTGATTTTGGAGGGGAATCCTAAAGAGATGCTTTGTAAAGCGGTGAAGGAAATGCATTTTGATCTTCTAGTCGTGGGTAGTCGCGGCCTGGGTACAATCAAAAG GGCTTTGTTAGGAAGTATAAGTGACTTTTGTGCTCATCACTCGAAGTGTCCGATACTCATAGTGAAGCCTCCCCACAAGTAA